In one Photobacterium swingsii genomic region, the following are encoded:
- a CDS encoding PepSY-associated TM helix domain-containing protein, with translation MLKNKTVQLWSRRLHIYISMALLLVVLFFAITGITLNRPHLFVKSQPDITEITLAIPEGLLHSDKGRYSPDEVRLLAYLTKEAQVSGQPSGFNVYRDIEDGELIEGEIAVDFKGPGFNSAVFIDMTTQEAVIEKTHYGLVAVLNDLHKGRNSGEVWRWFIDITALLMVFFVLTGVCLLIPKKKTLKTSMQWMTLGTAVTLIIFFVAVP, from the coding sequence ATGCTTAAGAATAAAACAGTGCAGCTATGGTCACGTCGACTGCATATCTACATTTCCATGGCCTTACTACTTGTTGTGCTGTTTTTTGCCATTACAGGCATCACGCTTAATCGCCCACATTTATTCGTGAAAAGTCAGCCAGATATTACTGAGATTACCTTAGCCATCCCTGAAGGTTTATTACATTCAGATAAAGGGCGGTACAGCCCAGATGAAGTGCGTTTACTGGCTTATTTAACCAAAGAAGCGCAGGTTTCTGGCCAGCCTTCAGGCTTCAATGTTTACCGTGATATTGAAGATGGTGAATTAATCGAAGGCGAAATCGCTGTTGATTTTAAAGGCCCTGGCTTTAACTCGGCGGTTTTCATCGACATGACAACGCAAGAAGCGGTCATTGAGAAGACTCATTATGGCTTAGTTGCTGTACTGAACGATTTACACAAAGGACGTAACAGTGGGGAAGTGTGGCGTTGGTTCATTGATATTACCGCCTTATTAATGGTGTTTTTTGTTTTAACGGGCGTGTGTTTACTCATTCCTAAAAAGAAAACACTTAAAACATCCATGCAATGGATGACGCTAGGTACCGCCGTCACCCTAATTATCTTTTTTGTTGCAGTGCCTTAA